One segment of Chionomys nivalis chromosome 3, mChiNiv1.1, whole genome shotgun sequence DNA contains the following:
- the LOC130871315 gene encoding olfactory receptor 2L13-like — translation MEKWNQTSNDFTLLGLFPQNQSGLLLLLLIISIFSVAFLGNSAMIHLIRVDPRLHTPMYFLLSQLSLMDLMHMSTTVPKMVFNFLSGQKTITFLGCGVQSFFFLTMAGSEGLLLASMAYDRFVAICHPLHYPIRMSKMMCLKMIIGSWTLGSINALLHTIYVLHIPYCHSRSINHFFCDVPAMISLACMDTWVYEYMVFVSTILYLLLPFLGITSSYGRVLFAVFHMHSKEGRKKAFTTCSTHLTVVTFYYAPFVYTYLRPKSLRSPTEDKILAVFYTILTPMLNPIIYSLRNKEVLGAMTRVLGTFFSTKH, via the coding sequence ATGGAGAAATGGAATCAGACCTCAAATGATTTCACTTTGTTAGGATTGTTTCCACAAAACCAATCAggccttctgcttctgctgctcaTCATCTCCATATTCTCTGTGGCCTTTCTTGGGAACTCAGCAATGATCCACCTCATTCGCGTGGATCCCAGACTCCACACTCCAATGTACTTCCTCCTCAGCCAGCTCTCGCTCATGGACTTGATGCATATGTCTACCACTGTTCCCAAGATGGTATTCAACTTCCTCTCTGGTCAGAAAACCATTACCTTTTTGGGCTGTGGAGTgcaatcctttttctttctcaccaTGGCAGGTTCTGAGGGTTTGCTCTTGGCTTCCATGGCCTATGACCGTTTTGTGGCTATCTGCCACCCTCTACATTATCCCATTCGCATGAGCAAAATGATGTGCCTGAAGATGATCATAGGATCTTGGACACTGGGCTCCATTAATGCCTTATTACATACAATCTATGTTCTTCATATCCCTTACTGTCATTCCAGGTCCATTAACCAtttcttctgtgatgtcccaGCCATGATTTCCCTGGCCTGTATGGATACTTGGGTTTATGAGTACATGGTGTTTGTAAGCACAATCCTGTATCTCCTACTTCCTTTCCTTGGCATCACAAGTTCCTATGGACGGGTCCTTTTTGCTGTCTTCCATATGCACtcaaaagagggaaggaaaaaggccTTCACCACATGTTCGACTCACTTAACTGTGGTGACATTTTACTATGCACCTTTTGTCTACACTTATCTTCGACCTAAAAGTCTCCGTTCTCCCACAGAAGATAAGATTCTGGCTGTCTTCTATACCATTCTCACCCCCATGCTCAACCCCAtcatctacagcctgaggaatAAGGAGGTCCTTGGGGCCATGACAAGAGTTTTGGGGACATTCTTTTCCACTAAACATTGA